From one Rhizobium sp. CIAT894 genomic stretch:
- a CDS encoding LysR family transcriptional regulator: MRVEPNWDFYRSFLTVLQQGSLSAAARELGLTQPTIGRHVDALELAVGAELFIRSPNGLLPTDAALALKPYAETLAATAAALLRTASGQRQHVAGTVRVSASEVIAVEVLPRILGPLQETHPELQIELSASDTIEDLVNREADIAVRMAEPQQDALVVRRIGDIPLGFHAHRRYLERHGIPETIADLANHRLIGFDRQTAYVRTVMKRYPVPEGIKFCYRTDSNLAQLSAIRAGVGIGICQTGLARENPDLVHILPDAFKIPLGTWVAMHESLKTSPRCRATFDALVRGLQDYHRSSIST, translated from the coding sequence ATGAGAGTTGAACCGAACTGGGATTTCTACCGCAGTTTTCTAACCGTGCTGCAGCAAGGGTCGCTTTCGGCCGCTGCCCGCGAATTGGGGTTGACCCAGCCGACGATCGGTCGCCATGTCGATGCCCTGGAACTGGCGGTCGGCGCCGAACTCTTCATCCGATCGCCGAATGGCCTGCTGCCGACCGACGCCGCATTGGCACTGAAGCCTTATGCCGAGACACTGGCGGCAACCGCCGCGGCACTTTTGCGCACAGCATCCGGCCAGCGCCAGCACGTGGCGGGAACCGTCAGGGTCAGCGCCAGCGAGGTCATCGCCGTCGAAGTATTGCCTCGGATTCTCGGACCGTTGCAGGAGACCCATCCCGAACTCCAGATCGAGCTCTCTGCATCGGATACGATCGAGGATCTGGTGAACCGGGAGGCCGATATCGCCGTGCGCATGGCCGAGCCGCAGCAGGATGCGCTCGTCGTGCGCCGCATCGGCGATATTCCGCTCGGCTTCCATGCCCACCGCCGCTATCTCGAACGGCACGGCATCCCGGAAACCATCGCAGATCTCGCAAACCACCGGCTCATCGGCTTCGATCGGCAAACGGCCTATGTCCGCACGGTGATGAAACGCTATCCGGTACCGGAGGGCATCAAATTCTGCTACAGAACCGACAGCAATCTTGCCCAGCTTTCGGCGATCCGCGCCGGCGTCGGCATCGGCATCTGCCAGACCGGGCTCGCCCGGGAAAATCCCGACCTGGTTCACATCCTGCCCGACGCGTTCAAGATCCCGCTCGGCACATGGGTGGCGATGCATGAGAGCCTGAAGACTTCGCCGCGCTGCCGCGCCACCTTCGACGCTCTGGTCAGAGGGCTGCAAGACTATCACCGATCTTCGATCAGCACATGA
- a CDS encoding sugar ABC transporter permease encodes MLHSPIDRVASATPPAIAARVRGLSDRAIAWLFVAPSIVLLLAINIFPLIWTIRLSFTNFRVNRPNAPIEFVGLRNYINILTDNDIWQSMQATAHFLIWTIVLQVLIGFSLAYLINKKFRGNDLWTTIIVLPMMLSPAVVGNFWTFLYQPQIGLFNYVVGFLTGNDPSSFSMIASTSLAPWAIVIVDTWMWTPFVMLICLAGLRSIPNSIYEAAECDRASKWRQFWTITIPMVLPFLMLAVLFRGIENFKMFDLVVQLTGGGPGSITELTSINLKRAAFEQWRTGYASAYAVILFVTVFGLASIYVKALNKVKQR; translated from the coding sequence ATGCTCCATTCCCCGATCGATCGGGTCGCCAGCGCCACTCCGCCTGCAATCGCGGCCCGGGTCAGAGGCCTGTCCGATCGCGCCATAGCCTGGCTTTTCGTAGCACCGTCGATCGTGTTGCTGCTCGCCATCAACATCTTTCCACTGATCTGGACGATCAGGCTGAGCTTCACCAATTTCAGAGTGAACCGGCCCAACGCGCCGATCGAGTTCGTCGGTTTGCGGAACTACATCAACATCCTGACGGATAACGATATCTGGCAGAGCATGCAGGCCACCGCTCATTTCCTGATCTGGACCATCGTGCTGCAGGTGCTGATCGGCTTTTCGCTCGCCTATCTGATCAACAAGAAGTTCCGCGGCAACGACCTTTGGACGACGATCATCGTGCTTCCGATGATGCTGAGCCCCGCCGTCGTCGGCAACTTCTGGACCTTTCTCTACCAGCCGCAAATCGGTCTGTTCAACTACGTGGTCGGCTTTCTCACAGGGAACGATCCTTCCAGCTTCTCGATGATCGCCAGCACGTCGCTGGCGCCATGGGCCATCGTCATCGTCGACACCTGGATGTGGACTCCCTTCGTGATGCTGATCTGCCTCGCCGGACTGCGTTCTATTCCCAACAGCATCTATGAGGCGGCCGAATGCGACCGCGCGAGCAAGTGGCGACAGTTCTGGACCATCACCATCCCGATGGTGCTGCCCTTCCTGATGCTGGCCGTCCTCTTCCGCGGCATCGAGAATTTCAAGATGTTCGACCTCGTGGTCCAGTTGACCGGCGGCGGTCCCGGATCGATCACCGAATTGACCTCGATCAACCTGAAACGCGCCGCTTTCGAGCAGTGGCGAACCGGTTACGCATCCGCTTATGCCGTCATTCTTTTCGTCACCGTCTTCGGCCTTGCATCGATCTACGTCAAAGCTCTGAACAAGGTGAAACAACGATGA
- a CDS encoding calcium:proton antiporter encodes MGIASRLSEETFLITALVVAAIAYLLEHTVIEMGRGVALIAAAALVGTIVLASIRVAHHAELLAVKVGDPYGTMILTLSAVAVEVIILAIMMSGESSPTLVRDTIYSALMLDINGILGLAALLGGLKHGEQPYNDNSGKTYGVMILTAMGISMIVPEFVPYHKLHYYSAFTIVAMITLYGLFLRMQVGQHSYFFSYSYPRSERKKESPEEHGSEESAAMSIVTILAGVVIIGLLAEFMSTFMTEGLRDSGAPIAVTAVIVAAISAAPEILTALRAALKNRMQATVNIAMGASLSTVILTVPVMEAIALYTGQPFIMAMTPAQTVMVAITLIAAAINLNDGETNAIEGMTHFILFATFIMLTALGL; translated from the coding sequence TTGGGGATTGCATCACGCTTGAGCGAAGAGACGTTTCTGATCACCGCACTGGTCGTTGCAGCGATCGCCTATCTCTTGGAGCACACGGTGATCGAGATGGGACGCGGCGTCGCGCTGATCGCAGCCGCCGCCCTGGTCGGCACCATCGTTCTCGCCTCGATCCGCGTTGCCCATCACGCCGAGCTGCTCGCCGTCAAGGTCGGCGATCCCTATGGCACGATGATCCTGACGCTTTCGGCCGTCGCCGTCGAGGTCATCATCCTCGCAATCATGATGAGCGGAGAGAGTTCGCCGACACTGGTGCGCGACACGATCTATTCCGCCCTGATGCTCGATATCAACGGCATTCTGGGCCTTGCCGCCCTGCTCGGCGGCCTCAAGCACGGCGAGCAGCCCTATAACGACAATTCCGGCAAGACCTACGGCGTCATGATCCTCACTGCCATGGGCATCTCGATGATCGTGCCGGAATTCGTGCCCTATCATAAACTGCACTATTATTCCGCCTTCACCATCGTCGCGATGATCACGCTCTATGGCCTCTTCCTGCGCATGCAGGTCGGCCAGCACAGCTATTTTTTCAGCTACAGCTACCCGCGCTCCGAACGCAAGAAAGAAAGCCCGGAGGAGCATGGATCCGAGGAGTCGGCCGCGATGTCGATCGTGACCATCCTTGCCGGCGTCGTCATCATCGGCCTGCTGGCGGAGTTCATGTCGACCTTCATGACCGAAGGCCTGCGTGACAGCGGCGCGCCAATCGCGGTGACGGCGGTCATCGTGGCGGCGATTTCGGCCGCGCCCGAAATCCTGACCGCCCTGCGGGCTGCGCTCAAGAACCGGATGCAGGCGACCGTCAACATCGCCATGGGTGCGTCGCTGTCGACAGTGATCCTGACGGTGCCTGTCATGGAGGCGATCGCACTCTATACGGGCCAGCCCTTCATCATGGCGATGACCCCGGCCCAGACGGTGATGGTGGCGATCACCTTGATTGCCGCGGCGATCAACCTCAACGACGGCGAGACCAACGCGATAGAGGGCATGACGCATTTCATTCTGTTCGCCACCTTCATCATGCTGACGGCGTTGGGGCTTTGA
- a CDS encoding DUF2188 domain-containing protein — protein sequence MIKVVYEVVPHDGGWAYRLGGVYSEAFPTHAEALEAARIVADEQQVGGDSAEISWQDENGKWHEEYAEGGDRPETEVVDGQWKGRAAEASQRI from the coding sequence ATGATCAAGGTGGTCTACGAAGTCGTGCCGCATGACGGCGGGTGGGCCTACAGGCTCGGAGGCGTCTATTCCGAGGCATTCCCGACCCATGCCGAGGCGCTCGAAGCCGCGCGCATCGTCGCGGACGAACAGCAGGTCGGCGGCGATTCCGCCGAGATCAGTTGGCAGGACGAGAACGGCAAGTGGCATGAGGAATATGCCGAGGGCGGCGATCGGCCGGAAACCGAGGTGGTGGACGGCCAGTGGAAGGGCCGCGCGGCCGAGGCCTCACAACGCATTTGA
- a CDS encoding ABC transporter ATP-binding protein — protein sequence MAQIRIQNVRKDFGAFNAVKSSTFTVEDGEFFMLLGPSGCGKTTTLRMMAGLELPTSGEIYIGGEEVGMKRASERDIAFVFQMFALYPHMNVRKNISYPLVSQGMRKAEVATRVAEVAKILRIENILDKPVGGLSGGDRQRVALGRAIVRNPKAFFMDEPLGALDAEFREHMAEELRALHDRMGATTVYVTHDQLEAMQMGDKIVVMNHGVVEQFGKPQQIYDWPATKFVAKFIGSPPMNFLEFEGSIGAGGDEVSLSGNVVKVPVSRDERFGKLALGVRPEHISFRDDSAYRGRVVAVEYLGTTQIVTIETAHGEIKARTPSKQSARVEELIGLDFDSRNLTIFDSATGNALVSEANEGVLRRG from the coding sequence ATGGCACAGATCAGAATTCAGAATGTGCGCAAGGATTTCGGGGCGTTCAACGCGGTGAAATCTTCCACCTTCACCGTGGAGGACGGCGAGTTCTTCATGCTTCTCGGCCCGTCCGGATGCGGCAAGACAACGACGCTGCGGATGATGGCCGGCCTTGAGCTTCCGACCAGCGGCGAAATCTACATCGGTGGCGAAGAGGTCGGGATGAAGCGGGCGAGCGAGCGCGACATCGCCTTCGTCTTCCAGATGTTTGCTCTTTATCCGCACATGAATGTCCGCAAGAACATTTCCTATCCCCTCGTCAGCCAGGGCATGAGGAAGGCGGAGGTTGCAACGCGTGTCGCTGAAGTGGCGAAGATCCTGAGGATCGAAAACATCCTCGACAAGCCGGTCGGCGGTCTTTCCGGCGGCGATCGGCAGCGCGTCGCGCTCGGTCGCGCCATTGTTCGCAATCCGAAAGCCTTCTTCATGGACGAGCCGCTCGGCGCTCTCGACGCAGAGTTCCGCGAGCACATGGCCGAAGAATTGCGGGCTCTGCATGATCGAATGGGCGCGACCACCGTCTATGTGACTCACGATCAGCTGGAAGCCATGCAGATGGGCGACAAGATCGTGGTGATGAACCATGGCGTCGTCGAACAATTCGGCAAGCCCCAGCAGATCTACGACTGGCCGGCGACAAAGTTCGTCGCAAAGTTCATCGGCTCGCCGCCGATGAACTTTCTCGAATTCGAAGGCTCGATCGGCGCCGGCGGCGACGAGGTCAGCCTCTCCGGAAACGTGGTGAAGGTTCCGGTCTCTCGGGACGAACGCTTCGGCAAACTCGCCCTGGGCGTAAGACCCGAACATATCAGCTTCAGGGACGATTCAGCCTATCGCGGGCGGGTGGTTGCCGTCGAATACCTCGGCACGACGCAGATCGTCACGATCGAAACCGCCCACGGCGAAATCAAGGCCCGCACACCATCCAAACAATCCGCACGTGTCGAGGAACTGATCGGCCTGGACTTCGACTCCCGGAACCTGACGATCTTTGACTCTGCGACCGGAAACGCGCTTGTTTCAGAGGCCAACGAAGGAGTGTTGCGCCGTGGCTGA
- a CDS encoding carbohydrate ABC transporter permease translates to MSYSVTEPSRRQKWVAGILVVFYAVVTLLPLLWIIGTGFKSPEDAIAYPPKMVFQPTVEGYVNLFTTRTRVPEDQLKALGEPTTWYDKLVRKEGVVITGASRFAERFYNSVIIGFGSTVLCITLGTAAAYAFSRFKVPLKDDLLFFILSTRMMPPIAVAIPIFLMFRSLGLSDTHAGMILLYTAVNLSLSVWLLKGFLDEIPIEYEEAALIDGYTRFQAFYKVVLPQAVTGIASTAIFCLIFAWNEYAFAVLLTSGNAQTAPPFIPTIIGVSGQDWPAVAAGATIFLVPVMVFTILLRKHLLRGITFGAVRK, encoded by the coding sequence ATGAGCTATTCCGTAACCGAACCATCCAGGCGTCAGAAGTGGGTCGCCGGTATTCTGGTCGTCTTCTACGCCGTCGTCACCCTCCTTCCGCTGCTGTGGATCATCGGGACCGGTTTCAAATCCCCTGAAGACGCGATCGCCTATCCGCCCAAGATGGTGTTCCAGCCGACGGTCGAGGGATATGTCAACCTCTTCACGACCCGAACCCGCGTGCCCGAGGATCAACTCAAGGCATTGGGCGAACCGACGACCTGGTACGACAAACTTGTCCGCAAGGAGGGAGTCGTCATTACCGGCGCTTCGCGCTTTGCCGAGCGGTTTTACAATTCCGTCATCATCGGTTTTGGCTCGACCGTCCTGTGCATCACGCTCGGCACGGCGGCAGCCTATGCCTTCTCGCGCTTCAAGGTGCCGTTGAAGGACGACCTTCTCTTCTTCATTCTGTCGACGCGCATGATGCCGCCGATCGCCGTTGCCATCCCGATCTTCCTGATGTTCCGGTCGCTCGGTCTCAGCGACACGCATGCCGGCATGATCCTGCTCTATACCGCGGTAAACCTGTCCCTCTCGGTCTGGCTGCTCAAGGGCTTCCTCGACGAAATCCCGATCGAATACGAAGAGGCAGCACTCATCGACGGCTACACGCGCTTCCAGGCCTTCTACAAGGTCGTGCTGCCCCAGGCAGTCACCGGCATCGCATCGACGGCGATCTTCTGCCTGATCTTCGCCTGGAACGAATACGCCTTTGCCGTGCTGCTCACGTCGGGCAATGCCCAAACGGCGCCGCCGTTCATCCCGACCATCATCGGCGTCAGCGGCCAGGATTGGCCCGCCGTCGCCGCCGGTGCCACCATCTTCCTGGTTCCGGTCATGGTCTTCACGATTCTGCTTCGCAAACATCTCCTGCGCGGCATCACCTTCGGAGCGGTCCGCAAATGA
- a CDS encoding dihydroxyacetone kinase subunit DhaK produces the protein MSQFLNSKENAVTEAIDGLLTASGGALSRLDGYPHIRVVVRSDWDRSKVAIVSGGGSGHEPAHAGFVGKGMLTAAVCGDVFASPSVDAILAGILAVTGPAGCLLIVKNYTGDRLNFGLAAERARAFGLNVSMVIVDDDIALPHLPQSRGVAGTLFVHKIAGALAESGADLEAVSKAARRVIENTSSIGMSLDTCTVPGSPKENRIPDGHAELGLGIHGEAGVEQVEYSGAKGAVAAMVERLAPSMDDRSHVVLVNNLGGTSVLEMSVVVHELLQSAIAGRISHIIGPAPMMTSLDMQGFSISVFPAGKAELELLSKPVELAAWPGVTAIKPVAVLALPDGLTPIAPLASRHEPTRQFLTDCCNLLIGAEKDLNALDAKSGDGDTGSTLAGAARALIEALDRLPLSDHTQLFRAMGQELSQTMGGSSGVLLAIFFAAAGDGASSGLNIREALKAGLSRMQEIGGARLGDRTMVDALSPALDALDVGFAAAAEAARAGADLTATLVHAKAGRAAYINAKQLEGHTDPGAEAVARLFEFLALRPDEAEERPDDQATSRRVTG, from the coding sequence ATGTCACAATTCCTCAACAGCAAGGAAAACGCGGTCACCGAAGCAATCGACGGTCTTCTGACTGCATCCGGCGGCGCGCTCAGCCGCCTCGACGGATATCCGCATATCCGCGTCGTCGTCCGTTCGGATTGGGACAGGAGCAAGGTTGCGATCGTCTCCGGCGGCGGCTCGGGCCACGAGCCCGCACACGCCGGTTTCGTCGGCAAGGGCATGCTCACCGCAGCCGTATGCGGCGATGTCTTTGCCTCCCCGAGCGTGGACGCGATCCTTGCAGGCATCCTGGCCGTCACCGGACCGGCCGGCTGCCTGCTCATCGTCAAGAATTATACCGGCGACCGTCTCAATTTCGGTCTCGCGGCCGAACGAGCCCGCGCCTTTGGCCTGAACGTCAGCATGGTCATCGTGGACGACGACATCGCGCTGCCGCATCTCCCGCAGTCCCGCGGCGTGGCGGGAACCCTGTTCGTTCACAAGATCGCGGGCGCGCTCGCCGAGAGCGGTGCCGACCTCGAGGCGGTGAGCAAAGCCGCACGCCGGGTGATCGAAAACACCAGTTCGATCGGCATGTCGCTCGATACGTGCACGGTGCCGGGCTCTCCGAAGGAGAACCGAATTCCGGACGGTCATGCCGAACTTGGTCTCGGCATTCACGGTGAAGCTGGTGTCGAACAGGTCGAATATTCAGGTGCGAAGGGCGCGGTCGCCGCAATGGTCGAGCGTCTTGCGCCATCAATGGATGACAGATCTCACGTCGTCCTCGTGAACAACCTCGGCGGCACGTCAGTCCTGGAAATGTCGGTCGTCGTTCACGAACTTCTCCAATCCGCCATCGCAGGCAGGATTTCTCACATCATCGGACCGGCGCCGATGATGACGTCGCTCGACATGCAGGGATTTTCGATCTCCGTCTTCCCGGCCGGCAAGGCAGAGTTGGAGCTGCTTTCCAAGCCCGTTGAACTTGCGGCATGGCCGGGCGTCACCGCCATCAAACCCGTTGCCGTGCTTGCGCTGCCGGACGGACTGACGCCGATCGCCCCGCTTGCATCAAGACACGAACCCACCCGCCAGTTCCTGACGGATTGCTGCAATCTTCTCATAGGCGCCGAGAAGGATTTGAATGCACTCGACGCGAAGTCGGGCGACGGCGATACCGGTTCGACCTTGGCTGGTGCTGCCCGCGCACTCATCGAGGCGCTCGACCGTCTCCCCCTCTCCGATCACACCCAGCTCTTCCGGGCCATGGGTCAGGAGCTCAGCCAGACCATGGGCGGCTCGTCGGGCGTGCTTCTCGCGATCTTCTTTGCCGCAGCCGGCGATGGCGCATCAAGTGGGCTGAACATTCGCGAAGCCCTGAAGGCGGGTCTCTCCCGAATGCAGGAGATCGGCGGCGCGCGTCTGGGCGACCGGACGATGGTCGATGCTCTCTCGCCGGCCCTGGATGCGCTCGACGTAGGATTTGCCGCAGCTGCAGAAGCGGCGCGCGCCGGCGCGGACCTGACAGCCACACTCGTTCATGCCAAGGCCGGACGCGCCGCCTATATCAACGCCAAGCAGCTCGAAGGCCATACCGATCCCGGCGCGGAAGCGGTGGCCCGGCTCTTCGAATTCCTGGCTCTCCGTCCCGATGAGGCCGAAGAGCGCCCGGATGATCAGGCGACCAGCAGGCGTGTCACGGGCTGA
- a CDS encoding ABC transporter ATP-binding protein translates to MAEVILKNITKSFAGHRALDDVSMIVPDGSFVVLLGPTGAGKTTTLRMVSGLDNPDVGEVMIGGRSMRGLTPAQRNVAMVFQQYSLYPHLSVRENLEFPLKSPLLRTPQRVIDEKVSAIAEILQISHKLDNKATALSGGEMQRVSIGRALVRNPQIYLMDEPLSSLDAKLRADLRIELKNIQAKSGATLLYVTHDQVEAMTMATHVGVLHEGSLVQFGSPREIYEHPISIYAATRLGQPRINVVPAELFPGAPAKARSIGLRPEHIDQGDGQDATVTRVEHLGDQTRLHLTFKTHNLITVTDAHTELKGGETIKIQPNKPLYFDAAGMRLV, encoded by the coding sequence GTGGCTGAGGTCATCCTGAAAAACATCACCAAATCCTTTGCCGGCCATCGCGCTCTCGATGACGTCTCGATGATCGTCCCTGACGGCTCGTTCGTGGTCCTTCTCGGCCCGACGGGTGCGGGCAAGACGACGACTTTGCGCATGGTGTCGGGTCTCGATAACCCCGATGTCGGCGAAGTCATGATCGGCGGACGGTCCATGCGCGGCCTGACACCCGCCCAGCGCAACGTTGCGATGGTGTTCCAGCAATATTCGCTTTATCCGCATCTGTCGGTGCGTGAGAATCTGGAATTTCCCCTGAAGTCGCCGTTGCTGAGGACGCCGCAGCGCGTGATCGACGAGAAGGTGAGCGCCATTGCGGAAATCCTGCAAATCTCCCACAAGCTCGACAACAAGGCGACCGCGCTATCGGGCGGAGAAATGCAGCGCGTGTCGATCGGACGCGCACTGGTCAGAAATCCGCAGATCTATCTGATGGATGAGCCGCTGAGTTCACTCGACGCCAAGCTTCGCGCCGATCTGCGGATCGAGCTCAAGAACATCCAGGCCAAATCCGGCGCGACGCTGCTCTATGTCACCCACGACCAGGTCGAGGCGATGACGATGGCAACCCATGTCGGCGTTCTCCACGAGGGCAGCCTCGTCCAGTTCGGCTCGCCGCGTGAGATCTACGAACATCCGATCAGCATCTACGCCGCGACGCGCCTCGGGCAGCCCCGCATCAATGTCGTTCCCGCGGAGCTCTTCCCAGGCGCGCCGGCGAAGGCCAGATCGATCGGCCTGCGGCCGGAGCATATCGATCAGGGCGACGGTCAGGATGCGACGGTTACGCGCGTCGAACATCTCGGCGATCAGACGCGGCTGCATCTCACGTTCAAGACACATAATCTGATTACCGTCACCGACGCTCATACCGAGCTCAAGGGTGGCGAAACCATCAAGATCCAGCCGAACAAGCCGCTCTATTTCGACGCGGCCGGCATGCGCTTAGTTTAA
- a CDS encoding ABC transporter substrate-binding protein, whose amino-acid sequence MKSLLMSSALAAGMYIAVSAGTASHAQAADLTLCWAAWDPANALVELSKDFEAKSGNKMHYEFVPWPNFADRMLNELNSGGKLCDLLIGDSQWIGGAAENKQYVKLNDFFDKEGIKMDDFIPATVVGYAEWPKNSPNYWAMPAFGDVVGWTYRKDWFSRPELQAEFKKKYGRDLTIPKNWDELVDIAQFFQGREIDGKKVYGAAIYTERGSEGITMGAMNALYSYGFEYQNPKKPYDLEGFVNSSDAVAGLEEYKKLYDCCTPPGHSDAYMTQDVDAYKSGQVALQMNFTFTWPGINADANVGGDKSGYFPNPAGPKGVQFAQLGGQGISVVAASDKQKEALDYIKWFGQPEIQQKWWKLGGYSALRAVVEDPSFASSQPYAKPFLDSMAIVKDFWAEPAYASLLQASQKRFHDYVVANQGSAKDALDGLVKDWKGVFEDDGKY is encoded by the coding sequence ATGAAGTCTCTTTTGATGAGCTCGGCACTCGCTGCCGGGATGTATATCGCTGTGTCTGCGGGTACGGCTTCGCACGCTCAGGCCGCAGACCTCACCCTGTGCTGGGCGGCATGGGATCCTGCCAATGCGCTCGTCGAACTCAGCAAGGATTTCGAGGCGAAGAGCGGCAACAAGATGCACTACGAATTCGTGCCATGGCCGAACTTCGCAGATCGCATGCTCAACGAACTGAATTCCGGCGGCAAACTCTGCGACCTGCTGATCGGCGACAGCCAGTGGATCGGCGGCGCGGCCGAGAACAAGCAATACGTCAAGCTCAACGATTTCTTCGACAAGGAAGGGATCAAGATGGACGACTTCATTCCGGCGACCGTCGTCGGATATGCCGAGTGGCCGAAGAACTCACCGAACTATTGGGCAATGCCGGCCTTCGGCGACGTGGTCGGCTGGACCTACCGCAAGGATTGGTTCTCACGTCCCGAGCTGCAGGCCGAATTCAAGAAGAAATACGGCCGTGATCTCACGATTCCGAAGAACTGGGACGAATTGGTCGACATCGCTCAGTTCTTCCAGGGGCGCGAAATCGACGGCAAGAAGGTCTACGGTGCGGCGATCTACACGGAGCGGGGCTCCGAAGGCATCACCATGGGCGCCATGAATGCGCTCTACAGCTACGGCTTCGAATATCAGAACCCGAAGAAGCCCTACGATCTCGAAGGTTTCGTGAACTCGTCCGATGCCGTCGCGGGCCTCGAAGAATACAAGAAGCTCTACGATTGCTGCACGCCGCCCGGCCACTCCGACGCCTACATGACCCAGGACGTCGATGCCTATAAATCCGGCCAGGTCGCATTGCAGATGAACTTCACCTTCACCTGGCCGGGGATCAACGCCGACGCCAATGTCGGCGGCGACAAGTCGGGCTACTTCCCCAATCCGGCCGGCCCGAAGGGCGTGCAGTTTGCCCAGCTCGGCGGCCAGGGCATTTCGGTCGTCGCCGCTTCCGACAAGCAGAAGGAAGCGCTCGATTACATCAAGTGGTTCGGCCAGCCTGAAATCCAGCAGAAATGGTGGAAGCTCGGCGGCTATTCGGCGCTGCGGGCGGTCGTGGAAGATCCGAGCTTCGCCTCCAGCCAGCCCTACGCCAAGCCGTTCCTCGATTCGATGGCGATCGTGAAGGACTTCTGGGCCGAACCTGCCTACGCCTCTCTCCTCCAGGCATCGCAGAAGCGCTTCCACGACTATGTGGTCGCAAACCAGGGCAGCGCAAAAGACGCGCTCGACGGCCTCGTGAAGGATTGGAAGGGCGTCTTCGAGGACGATGGAAAATACTGA
- a CDS encoding NAD-dependent epimerase/dehydratase family protein, with amino-acid sequence MSRDMKMTALVLGATGGIGGAVARRLSARGWRIRALNRDAAKASRSEPAFEWVQGDAMNAGDVLRAADGVGLIVHAVNPPGYRDWERLVLPMLDNTLAAARTVGARIVLPGNVYNFGPDALPAPTEESPQHPLTKKGAIRVEMEERLEMASQSGTGAIIVRAGDFFGPGATGNSWFSSGLVTPGKPVGAIKNPGRRGVGHQWTYLPDMAETVVQLVERADRLPPFAVYHMDGFWDADGMQMAEAIKRVAGGKAKIGRFPWWIVPLAAPFIPLMREIKEMRYLWKVPLRMSNAKLVAELGKEPRTPIDEAVRASLVALGCLPAAHRDTAAAFIAHSPVSPG; translated from the coding sequence ATGAGCAGAGATATGAAGATGACGGCACTGGTGCTTGGTGCGACGGGCGGTATCGGCGGCGCCGTCGCGCGCAGGCTCTCGGCGCGCGGCTGGCGTATCCGCGCACTCAACCGTGATGCCGCCAAGGCATCGAGGAGCGAGCCCGCTTTCGAATGGGTGCAGGGTGATGCAATGAACGCCGGCGACGTGCTGAGGGCGGCGGATGGGGTCGGCCTGATCGTTCACGCCGTCAATCCGCCCGGTTACCGCGACTGGGAAAGGCTGGTGCTGCCGATGCTCGACAATACGCTCGCCGCTGCCCGCACCGTCGGTGCGCGTATCGTGCTGCCGGGCAATGTCTATAATTTCGGTCCCGATGCCCTGCCGGCGCCGACCGAGGAAAGCCCGCAGCATCCGCTGACCAAGAAGGGGGCGATCCGCGTCGAGATGGAGGAGCGGCTGGAGATGGCATCGCAATCCGGGACAGGTGCAATCATTGTCAGGGCCGGTGATTTCTTCGGCCCGGGCGCGACCGGCAACAGCTGGTTTTCATCGGGCCTTGTCACGCCGGGCAAGCCGGTCGGCGCGATCAAGAATCCGGGGCGACGCGGCGTCGGCCATCAGTGGACCTATCTGCCGGACATGGCGGAAACTGTCGTCCAGCTCGTCGAACGAGCCGATCGGCTGCCGCCCTTTGCCGTCTATCATATGGATGGCTTCTGGGATGCAGACGGCATGCAGATGGCTGAAGCGATCAAGCGCGTTGCCGGCGGCAAGGCAAAGATCGGCCGTTTCCCCTGGTGGATCGTGCCGCTCGCCGCGCCCTTCATTCCCTTGATGCGGGAGATCAAGGAGATGCGCTATCTCTGGAAGGTGCCGCTCAGGATGAGCAACGCCAAGCTTGTGGCCGAACTCGGCAAGGAGCCGCGCACGCCGATCGACGAGGCGGTGAGAGCCTCACTCGTCGCGCTCGGCTGCCTGCCCGCAGCGCATCGCGACACCGCGGCCGCCTTCATTGCGCATTCGCCGGTTTCCCCTGGTTAG